From a region of the Fusarium verticillioides 7600 chromosome 9, whole genome shotgun sequence genome:
- a CDS encoding phenol 2-monooxygenase: MAVGAKTDHVDVLIVGAGPAGLMMATWLAKCGIKTRIVDKRGTKVFNGQADGLQCRTLEIFDSFGFAHRAWIESNHMLEISLWNPDEKGVLRRSSRIADTIPGISRFQQVVLHQGRIERFFLDAINDFSQGKVSVERGVMPTSLEIDPKVVEDPDAYPITVNLRHLSEEEAQPKQTSTSANGTSVQDGLFRSNLSPDDTADMLKAAELNDKANTVEVVKAKYMLGADGAHSWVRKELGFKLEGESTDYIWGVLDIVPITDFPDIRQRCAIHSANSGSVMVIPRENKLVRLYIQLTTTAKIGEQDSRADRSWITPDVILESAQKILAPYKLTYRKLDWWTAYQIGQRVGSNFSAYDRVFLAGDAVHTHSPKAGQGMNVSMQDSFNLGWKVANVVKGLASRSILKTYETERKGIAKALIDFDHKFSRLFSGRPAKDIMDEEGISMDEFREAFEKGNLFASGIAVDYGQSNIVAKPTSDDSGLKDIAAKRQGLAPEIKLGMRMPSVKVLNQSDARPWHLQELLRSNGSWRLLIFPGDIDLDRQNKRMKSLCDKLSADSSFLKRFTPASARYDSVIEVITVHASKRQDHEIFDFPEVLRPYHEVDGWDYNKIFVDDESYHEGHGKLYETFGIKPDQGCAVILRPDQYVSYVGELDDYDSLDGFFSEL; encoded by the exons ATGGCTGTTGGTGCAAAGACGGACCATGTCGATGTTCTCATCGTTGGAGCCGGACCTGCCGGTCTCATGATGGCAACATGGCTCGCCAAATGCGGCATCAAAACTcgcatcgtcgacaagagAGGAACAAAG GTCTTCAATGGTCAAGCTGACGGTCTTCAATGCCGAACACTTGAGATCTTCGACTCCTTCGGCTTTGCGCACCGAGCTTGGATTGAATCTAATCATATGCTCGAAATCTCCCTTTGGAACcctgatgagaagggtgttctgcgtcgaagctcaaggattGCCGACACCATTCCTGGCATCAGTCGCTTCCAACAGGTTGTTCTTCATCAGGGTCGCATTGAGAGATTCTTCCTGGATGCTATCAACGACTTCAGTCAGGGAAAGGTTTCAGTTGAGCGGGGTGTCATGCCAACAAGCCTGGAGATTGATcccaaggttgttgaagacccAGATGCTTACCCCATCACTGTCAACCTTCGACAtctgagtgaggaggaggctcagCCAAAGcagacatcaacatctgccaATGGGACTTCTGTCCAGGACGGTCTGTTCCGCAGCAACCTTTCGCCGGATGACACAGCCGATATGCTCAAAGCAGCCGAATTGAATGACAAAGCCAACACTGTTGAAGTAGTAAAGGCGAAGTACATGCTTGGTGCCGACGGCGCTCACTCATGGGTCCGAAAGGAGCTcggcttcaagcttgaggGTGAATCAACAGATTACATCTGGGGTGTTCTTGATATCGTGCCCATCACTGATTTCCCCGATATCCGACAACGCTGTGCGATTCACTCAGCGAATTCGGGTAGTGTCATGGTCATTCCGAGAGAGAACAAGTTGGTCAGACTCTACATCCAGCTTACGACAACGGCGAAGATTGGGGAGCAGGATTCAAGAGCTGATCGGTCATGGATCACACCTGATGTCATCCTTGAGTCTGCTCAGAAGATTCTTGCTCCTTATAAATTGACGTATCGCAAGTTGGATTGGTGGACAGCTTATCAGATCGGACAGCGCGTCGGGTCCAACTTCTCGGCTTACGACCGCGTTTTCCTCGCTGGCGATGCAGTCCACACTCACAG CCCCAAGGCTGGTCAGGGTATGAATGTCAGCATGCAAGATT CTTTCAATCTCGGTTGGAAAGTCGCCAACGTTGTCAAGGGCCTTGCTAGCCGGTCGATACTCAAGACATACGAGACTGAGAGAAAGGGCATTGCCAAAGCTCTTATCGACTTCGATCACAAGTTCTCTCGTCTCTTTTCTGGCCGTCCGGCGAAGGATATCATGGACGAAGAGGGTATCAGTATGGATGAGTTCCGTGAAGCGTTTGAGAAGGGCAATTTGTTCGCCAGTGGAATTG CTGTGGACTATGGTCAAAGCAACATTGTCGCCAAACCTACTTCTGATGATTCTGGCCTGAAGGACATCGCTGCCAAGAGGCAGGGTTTGGCCCCTGAAATCAAGCTCGGCATGCGCATGCCCAGCGTCAAAGTTTTGAACCAATCCGACGCTAGACCCTGGCATCTGCAAGAGCTTCTCCGAAGCAATGGATCATGGAGACTTCTAATCTTCCCCGGAGATATCGATCTCGACCGCCAGAACAAACGAATGAAGTCACTGTGCGACAAGCTGTCAGCTGACTCCTCATTCCTCAAGCGCTTCACACCGGCCTCAGCTCGATACGATTCCGTCATTGAAGTGATCACGGTGCACGCCTCGAAACGTCAGGACCACGAGATCTTTGACTTCCCAGAGGTTCTCCGACCATATCACGAGGTTGATGGTTGGGATTACAACAAGATCTTTGTGGATGATGAGTCTTATCATGAGGGACATGGAAAGCTGTACGAGACATTTGGTATTAAGCCTGACCAGGGCTGTGCGGTTATCTTGCGGCCTGATCAGTATGTGTCTTATGTgggagagcttgatgatTATGATTcacttgatggcttcttttCAGAGTTATGA